The following are encoded in a window of Montipora foliosa isolate CH-2021 unplaced genomic scaffold, ASM3666993v2 scaffold_441, whole genome shotgun sequence genomic DNA:
- the LOC137989130 gene encoding uncharacterized protein, with product MDEPDKEKVYLNAIGDINERGLSVRKAAKKWDIAKSTLHDRLGGKAKNIRRGPQTVLTHAEEDRFAEWLIERAKRGFGATKDEFLDCVEAFIQKDKRETKFTGNRPGNKWYRGFVKRNPKVRLRSARPLDKKRAKITPEEVDEWFANFEKFIQDVGLAGRPGQIWNCDETGFDLQGRAGKVLGPASSKEQPYRVITGTKEHITVLPCFNATGQCIPPYMLFPGKRIPNQYNLLEGGVPGSCYSLTEKGYMDTATFYTWLEKHFIPNLPPARPVVLLVDSAGAHIDLDTFELAKRNDVFIYALLKNATHLVQPADVGLFGAMKQSWYKNVRRYSQQNPNTDITKKNFSSIFKKTWEDAMRPSILVDSFRKSGVYPINRQQISYDHVRPSIVYAGTSTNLSPGEPSTAPSVFGEQAAALALASLSHPLQSTPLGAMSSSLLQQSATVNQLPVSQQTVPLGAMSSQLPQQSATINSFPVSQMPLGAIYTPLQFPVQQPGGAVTAAFVAFESALQSPVRVKYRRRVDEGYDLPGSPTYEVWKKLYTVSLTSIGNPPDVSLTPLIPETQSVSAVNFADESPTSVFSDTRCHPPRVATEVSPVLQEVLTYPSAPESNKTKKNKRSLPNFMNSEDSLRIMRDEKLKKAREVAAKQKKLREREERKEAIRKEKEDKKRKMEEKKRVKEKSSTIKKAKKRKVSQSSKGKQWRQGLTLGENICKVCLCEYDEADVENMPWVMCDECKYWMHIDCIPLGVDITSIENGDNFFCHDCM from the coding sequence ATGGATGAACCTGACAAAGAAAAGGTGTATTTAAATGCCATAGGAGACATAAACGAACGAGGTTTGAGCGTGAGAAAGGCTGCAAAGAAGTGGGATATTGCAAAATCCACTCTGCATGACAGGTTGGGTGGGAAGGCGAAGAACATAAGAAGAGGTCCTCAAACAGTGCTAACCCATGCTGAAGAAGATCGGTTTGCCGAATGGCTCATTGAAAGGGCCAAGCGCGGTTTTGGCGCAACTAAAGATGAATTCTTAGACTGTGTGGAAGCATTTATCCAGAAAGATAAACGCGAGACCAAGTTTACGGGTAACAGGCCAGGAAATAAGTGGTACAGAGGGTTTGTTAAGAGGAACCCAAAAGTGAGATTAAGAAGTGCGCGTCCTCTCGACAAAAAGCGTGCCAAAATTACACCTGAAGAAGTCGATGAATGGTTTGCGAATTTTGAGAAGTTTATTCAGGATGTAGGACTTGCAGGTCGTCCAGGACAGATTTGGAACTGTGACGAAACGGGATTCGATCTGCAGGGGAGAGCAGGAAAAGTCCTAGGCCCAGCAAGCAGTAAAGAACAGCCCTATAGAGTCATAACTGGAACAAAGGAACATATAACCGTGTTGCCTTGTTTCAATGCAACTGGGCAATGCATCCCTCCATATATGCTTTTTCCCGGGAAACGCATTCCCAACCAGTACAATCTACTGGAGGGTGGAGTTCCAGGCAGCTGCTACTCTCTGACTGAGAAAGGTTACATGGATACAGCTACGTTTTACACGTGGTTAGAgaaacattttattcccaatTTACCACCTGCAAGGCCCGTAGTGTTGTTAGTTGATAGCGCGGGAGCACACATCGACCTTGACACGTTTGAACTGGCGAAGAGAAATGATGTCTTCATATACGCTTTACTCAAAAATGCCACTCACCTTGTCCAGCCTGCCGACGTTGGTTTGTTTGGAGCCATGAAGCAGTCGTGGTACAAGAACGTCAGGCGTTACTCTCAGCAAAACCCTAATACCGATATCACTAAGAAAAACTTTTCCTCTATCTTTAAGAAAACTTGGGAAGATGCCATGCGCCCGTCTATTCTTGTGGATTCATTTAGAAAGTCTGGGGTGTACCCTATAAACCGTCAGCAAATTTCCTATGACCACGTCAGGCCCTCTATAGTGTATGCTGGCACATCAACCAATTTATCCCCAGGAGAACCGTCAACAGCTCCCTCTGTTTTTGGGGAACAAGCGGCAGCTCTTGCCTTAGCTTCCCTATCCCATCCCCTACAAAGTACGCCTTTAGGCGCAATGTCTTCTTCATTGCTGCAGCAAAGTGCAACAGTAAATCAACTTCCTGTCTCCCAACAAACTGTGCCTTTAGGCGCAATGTCCTCTCAATTGCCACAGCAAAGTGCGACAATTAATTCATTTCCAGTTTCCCAAATGCCTTTAGGTGCTATCTATACCCCACTTCAATTTCCTGTACAGCAGCCCGGCGGAGCAGTGACAGCAGCATTTGTGGCCTTTGAATCTGCACTCCAGAGCCCAGTTAGGGTAAAGTACAGACGCCGCGTTGACGAGGGGTATGATTTACCTGGCAGCCCCACCTATGAGGTGTGGAAGAAGTTGTACACTGTTTCATTGACGTCGATCGGGAATCCCCCGGATGTCTCCTTGACTCCACTAATCCCTGAGACCCAAAGCGTATCAGCAGTAAATTTCGCCGATGAAAGTCCGACATCAGTCTTTTCAGACACTCGATGTCACCCTCCACGTGTTGCGACCGAAGTGTCCCCTGTACTTCAGGAAGTTTTAACGTACCCTTCTGCTCCCGAAAGcaacaaaacgaagaaaaacaagagGTCCCTGCCAAATTTTATGAACAGCGAAGACTCCCTCAGAATCATGCGagatgaaaagttgaaaaaagcaAGGGAAGTTGCAgcgaagcaaaagaaacttagagaaagagaggaaagaaaggaagccataagaaaagaaaaggaggacaagaaaagaaaaatggaggAAAAGAAGCGCGTAAAAGAAAAGTCTTCAACGATTAAGAAGGCTAAGAAGAGAAAAGTCAGCCAGAGCAGCAAAGGGAAACAATGGAGACAAGGCTTAACCCTTGGTGAAAACATTTGTAAAGTTTGTCTATGCGAGTATGATGAAGCTGATGTTGAAAACATGCCCTGGGTCATGTGTGATGAATGCAAATATTGGATGCACATTGACTGCATACCATTAGGAGTTGACATAACCTCAATTGAAAACGGAGACAATTTTTTCTGTCATGACTGTATGTAA